The Halomonas binhaiensis nucleotide sequence GCAGGATCCGACGAAATATTTGCCAGCCCAGTGAGGAAGCATTGAAAGCTGAAGGCACAGTGGGTTGAATATCACTGCCAAAGCTTAGGTATCGTGCTTCTCTAGCGGGGTGTGAAGGCTCCTTGGACTAGCGTCACACAATAATAATTGAACGCGTTGATCATCTATAGGGTGATGTAACGATGGGTCGCAACCACGGGGTAGCTACACGATGAGCATACTTGAACGGGATCTTCAGGATGTGAATCTCGACACGGCCGACGAAGCCGATGAGGACGCTCTAGATGAGGTGTCCGACGATATCGTCGATGAGGCCGAGGATGATGACAGCGACGTAGAGTTTGAGAAGGCGCTCGGACGCGAGGAACGTTACTCGCGTCAGAGCCTTGATGCCACTCAGATCTATCTCAATGAGATAGGCTTTTCGCCGCTGTTGACGCCGGAAGAAGAAGTCCACTATGGCCGCCTGGCACGCAAGGGTGATCCCATGGGCCGGGCGCGAATGATCGAATCCAACTTGCGACTGGTGGTGAAGATCGCCCGTCGTTATCTCAACCGAGGCCTGACGCTTCTCGATCTCATCGAGGAAGGCAATCTAGGGCTGATACGTGCGGTTGAGAAGTTCGATCCTGAGCGTGGCTTCCGTTTTTCCACCTATGCCACCTGGTGGATCCGCCAGACGATTGAGCGAGCCCTGATGAACCAGACTCGCACCATTCGCCTGCCGATTCATGTGGTCAAGGAACTCAATATCTATTTACGTGCGGCTCGTGAGTTGACCCAGAAACTCGACCACGAGGCGACTGCTGAAGATATTGCTGAGCACCTCGATAAACCCGTCGAAACCGTCAAGAAGATGATGGGACTCAATGAGCGGGTTTCTTCGGTGGACTATCCCATGGGGGGGGAAAGCGATAAGCCACTGATCGAGACGCTGACAGACGATAATGAGCAAGGGCCTGAATCCACTCTGGTGGACGGTGATGTCAAGGCACATGTGGATCAATGGTTGGCAGAGCTGACCGAAAAGCACTGCGAGGTCGTGGTGCGACGTTTTGGTCTGCGTGGCCATGAAGCGGCGACACTTGAGCAGGTGGGTGAGGAAATTGGCCTGACCCGCGAGCGTGTGCGCCAGATTCAGGTTGAAGCCTTGAAGAAGCTGCGCCGCATGCTCGATAAACAGGGGCTTTCCTTGGACGCCATCTTCGAGTAACTGACAGCCGATATGGCATAAGTTGCCTGTCAGTCATCCGAAACCCCATGGGCATGCCGCCTATGGGGTTTTCTTATGGTGATTGGTTCTTTTAACTGGCTATTTTTTCGATAAAATTTCTGACTTTTTCAAAAAAATTGGTTGTTTTAACCATGTCTTGAAGTCATTTATTGATGATAATGCTGCGACACAAGAACGTGCATGCGGAGACTATCCATGGCTCGCCCACTGACAGCCGACATCGACCTCAATGCCTTGCGGCACAACTATCAACTGGCCTGTGAACTGGCCCCTGACAGCCGTTCCGTGGCAGTGCTCAAGGCGGATGCATATGGTCATGGTGCAGTGGTCTGTGCACGAACCCTTGAAGACCTGGCTCCGGCCTTTGCTGTTGCTGCCATCGAAGAGGCGGTAGTGCTGCGTGAGGCAGGAATAAAGGTGCCCATTGTATTGCTGGAAGGCATCTTTAGCGCTGACGAACTGGAAACCGTGGATGCCCTGGGGTTGTCCATGGCAATTCATAGCGACTGGCAGCTGCAGGCTGTGCAGGACTTCAGTCCGCGCAAGCCTATTCCGGTATGGCTGAAGGTCGATTCAGGAATGCACCGCCTTGGCTTTCACCCTGAACATGCAGAGCAGGCCTGGAAGCGTTTGCAGTCGTTGCCGGACAAGGTGACGGACGTGCATCTGATGAGCCACTTCGCGACTGCCGACATGACGGACGATCGCTATTTCCTGTCCCAGTTCAACCTGTTGCAGGAACTGGCCGAGCGCCTTGACGCACCGACATGCCTGGCCAATTCTCCCACGGTCCTGGCCCACAGCGAGGCCCATGGTGCCTGGAACCGACCAGGGGTCATGCTTTACGGCAGCGACCCGCTGGAGCTGTCCAGCGATACGAGTCGTCGCTTGCAGCCAGTGATGTCGCTGCGCAGCGAGATCATTGCCGTGCGTGAGCTGGGGAAGGGGGAGCCGGTAGGCTATGGTGGACGCTATGTTACCCAGGGACCGGCACGTATTGGTGTAGTGGCCTGCGGTTATGGCGATGGCTATGATCGTCATGCAGTTGATGGAACCCCGGTGCTGGTCGATGGCAGGCGTACTGCCATTGCGGGAAAGGTTTCCATGGATATGCTCACGGTGGATCTGTCCGATCTTCCGGAAGCGGATATCGGCAGTGAGGTGGTGCTGTGGGGCAAGAGCCGCCATGGTGCGGTGCTGTCGGTGGATGAAGTGGCGACTTATTGCGACACCATCAGCTACACCCTGTTGACCGGTGTATTGCCGAGGGTGCCCAGGCGTTATCGCTGATCCAGGGGGTATCGCTATAAGCCAATCGCTATCGCTATAAGCCAATCGCTATCGCTACAGGCTCGTCGCTATCGCTGATAAAAGCGCGGACATTCATGCAGAGTTTCCCAAGGTT carries:
- the rpoS gene encoding RNA polymerase sigma factor RpoS, producing the protein MSILERDLQDVNLDTADEADEDALDEVSDDIVDEAEDDDSDVEFEKALGREERYSRQSLDATQIYLNEIGFSPLLTPEEEVHYGRLARKGDPMGRARMIESNLRLVVKIARRYLNRGLTLLDLIEEGNLGLIRAVEKFDPERGFRFSTYATWWIRQTIERALMNQTRTIRLPIHVVKELNIYLRAARELTQKLDHEATAEDIAEHLDKPVETVKKMMGLNERVSSVDYPMGGESDKPLIETLTDDNEQGPESTLVDGDVKAHVDQWLAELTEKHCEVVVRRFGLRGHEAATLEQVGEEIGLTRERVRQIQVEALKKLRRMLDKQGLSLDAIFE
- the alr gene encoding alanine racemase; amino-acid sequence: MARPLTADIDLNALRHNYQLACELAPDSRSVAVLKADAYGHGAVVCARTLEDLAPAFAVAAIEEAVVLREAGIKVPIVLLEGIFSADELETVDALGLSMAIHSDWQLQAVQDFSPRKPIPVWLKVDSGMHRLGFHPEHAEQAWKRLQSLPDKVTDVHLMSHFATADMTDDRYFLSQFNLLQELAERLDAPTCLANSPTVLAHSEAHGAWNRPGVMLYGSDPLELSSDTSRRLQPVMSLRSEIIAVRELGKGEPVGYGGRYVTQGPARIGVVACGYGDGYDRHAVDGTPVLVDGRRTAIAGKVSMDMLTVDLSDLPEADIGSEVVLWGKSRHGAVLSVDEVATYCDTISYTLLTGVLPRVPRRYR